One window from the genome of Pandoraea fibrosis encodes:
- a CDS encoding aspartate aminotransferase family protein: MNMKDLNLDMTAFWMPFTNNRQFKSSPRLLVKAEGMYYTSSDNRQILDGTAGLWCVNAGHCRTEIVEAIRQQAGEMDFAPTFQMGHPKAFEAASKIAAITPQGLDRVFFTNSGSESVDTALKMALAYHRARGEGQRTRLIGRERGYHGVGFGGISVGGISPNRKAYSGQLLPAVDHLPHTLNIKEAAFTKGQPTWGAHLADELERLVTLHDASTIAAVIVEPLAGSTGVLVPPQGYLQKLREICDKHGILLIFDEVITGLGRLGKPFAAQYFGVTPDIITMAKGVNNAAVPMGAVAVKTSVHDTIVNAGNAGAIEFFHGYTYSGHPLAAAAACAALDVYKNDGLFERAAKLAPYFEKTIHGLRDLPNVIDIRNLGLVGGIEMSTRDGKPGARAHEVFVKCFEKGALVRYTGDILAFSPPLIVSEAQLDELFGIVAEAIRETA, from the coding sequence ATGAACATGAAAGACCTGAATCTCGATATGACGGCGTTCTGGATGCCATTCACGAACAACCGGCAGTTCAAAAGCTCGCCGCGCCTGTTGGTGAAGGCCGAGGGCATGTATTACACGTCGTCGGACAATCGACAGATTCTGGACGGCACGGCCGGGCTGTGGTGCGTGAACGCCGGTCACTGCCGTACCGAGATTGTCGAGGCGATCCGTCAGCAGGCCGGTGAAATGGACTTTGCGCCGACGTTCCAGATGGGGCACCCGAAGGCGTTCGAAGCCGCTAGCAAGATTGCCGCCATCACGCCGCAGGGACTGGATCGCGTCTTCTTCACGAACTCGGGCTCGGAGTCGGTCGACACCGCACTGAAGATGGCCCTCGCGTATCACCGCGCACGAGGGGAAGGCCAGCGCACGCGGCTCATCGGTCGCGAGCGTGGATACCACGGCGTGGGCTTCGGCGGCATTTCGGTGGGGGGTATTTCGCCGAACCGCAAAGCCTATTCGGGCCAACTGCTGCCGGCCGTCGATCACCTGCCGCATACGCTCAACATCAAGGAAGCCGCCTTCACCAAGGGACAGCCGACGTGGGGCGCGCATCTCGCCGACGAACTCGAACGTCTGGTGACGCTGCACGACGCGTCGACCATTGCCGCGGTGATCGTCGAGCCGCTCGCCGGCTCCACTGGCGTGCTGGTGCCGCCGCAGGGCTACCTGCAGAAGCTGCGTGAAATCTGCGACAAGCACGGCATTCTGTTGATCTTCGACGAAGTCATCACCGGCCTCGGCCGTCTGGGCAAGCCGTTCGCCGCGCAGTATTTCGGCGTGACGCCGGACATCATCACGATGGCCAAGGGGGTGAACAACGCTGCCGTTCCGATGGGGGCCGTCGCCGTGAAGACGAGCGTGCATGACACCATCGTCAATGCCGGTAACGCGGGCGCGATCGAGTTTTTCCACGGCTACACGTACTCGGGGCACCCGCTGGCCGCCGCTGCCGCGTGCGCCGCGCTCGACGTGTACAAGAACGACGGCCTGTTTGAACGCGCCGCAAAGCTCGCGCCGTATTTCGAGAAGACGATTCACGGTCTGCGCGATCTGCCGAACGTCATCGACATTCGTAACCTCGGGCTGGTCGGCGGCATTGAAATGTCCACTCGCGACGGCAAGCCCGGTGCACGTGCACACGAGGTCTTCGTCAAGTGCTTCGAGAAGGGCGCGCTGGTGCGTTATACCGGCGACATTCTCGCGTTCTCGCCGCCGCTCATCGTGAGCGAAGCGCAACTCGACGAGTTGTTCGGCATCGTGGCCGAAGCCATTCGCGAGACGGCGTAA
- the pxpA gene encoding 5-oxoprolinase subunit PxpA: MKIDLNVDLGEGCDYDEALLALVSSANVACGWHAGDAGTMQQVVRWALENGVAIGAHPSFPDRENFGRTEMQLPLDEIRAGMLYQIGALAAMVRAQGGWLSHVKPHGALYNQAARDPALAETLVEAVRAFDTDLAIFGLAGGELVKAARAAGMHAVEEVFADRGYNPDGSLVKRGTPGALIEREEDALAQTLTMVREQRVRAIDGTLVPIQAQTVCLHGDGEHALEFAKRIRSFLLDEGIEIAPVR, encoded by the coding sequence ATGAAGATCGATCTGAATGTCGACCTTGGCGAAGGTTGCGATTACGACGAGGCGCTGCTCGCGCTGGTCAGCTCAGCCAACGTTGCCTGTGGCTGGCACGCGGGCGACGCAGGCACCATGCAGCAGGTCGTGCGTTGGGCGCTGGAGAACGGTGTCGCCATCGGTGCGCATCCGAGCTTCCCCGACCGCGAGAATTTCGGACGCACCGAGATGCAGCTTCCGCTCGACGAGATTCGTGCCGGCATGCTGTATCAGATCGGCGCACTCGCGGCGATGGTGCGCGCGCAAGGTGGCTGGCTGTCGCACGTCAAGCCTCACGGTGCGCTCTACAATCAGGCCGCACGCGATCCGGCGCTGGCCGAAACGCTCGTCGAAGCCGTGCGCGCGTTCGACACCGATCTTGCGATCTTCGGCCTGGCGGGCGGTGAATTGGTGAAGGCGGCGCGCGCCGCCGGCATGCATGCGGTCGAGGAAGTCTTCGCCGATCGTGGCTACAACCCGGACGGCTCGCTGGTCAAACGCGGCACGCCCGGCGCCCTGATCGAACGCGAAGAAGACGCGCTGGCGCAAACGCTGACGATGGTGCGCGAGCAACGGGTACGCGCGATCGATGGCACGCTCGTTCCGATTCAGGCACAAACCGTTTGCCTGCATGGCGACGGAGAACACGCGCTCGAATTCGCCAAACGCATTCGCAGCTTCCTGCTCGACGAAGGTATCGAGATCGCACCGGTGCGCTAA
- a CDS encoding 5-oxoprolinase subunit C family protein, whose product MIDIQRAGLLTTVQDLGRTRQREFGVASGGAVDPLACAVANRLVGNALSAATLEITMGTCVVRFSTATLVALTGADCHADLDGTPVWSWWRFPVARGQTLTLRPARFGMRTYLAVAGGIDVPETLGSRSTDLAAGFGGFEGRALRDGDRIGIGRANAALRKVEPLGVRPPLWLSDPLAQRVRVLPGPEYDDFTAATHKSFWENPWQVTPNSNRMGYRLAGPEPLARKKNRSHDLLSHGVLPGVIQVPPSGQPIILLADAQTTGGYPKIGTVITADLWRLGQARLGSTLYFSECSAAEAREALREQLRYLAQIERALAWHDRGILHTPRVPAITRKR is encoded by the coding sequence GTGATCGACATCCAGCGTGCCGGCCTGCTCACCACGGTTCAGGATCTGGGCCGTACCCGACAACGTGAATTCGGCGTGGCCAGCGGTGGCGCCGTCGACCCGCTCGCCTGCGCCGTGGCCAATCGCCTGGTCGGCAACGCCCTGAGCGCCGCGACCCTCGAAATCACCATGGGGACGTGCGTGGTGCGCTTCAGCACCGCCACGCTCGTCGCCCTGACCGGGGCCGATTGTCATGCCGACCTCGACGGCACGCCCGTGTGGTCATGGTGGCGATTCCCGGTCGCGCGCGGTCAGACACTCACACTGCGTCCGGCCCGCTTCGGCATGCGGACCTATCTGGCTGTCGCGGGCGGCATCGACGTGCCCGAGACACTCGGCTCGCGCAGCACCGATCTGGCCGCCGGCTTCGGCGGTTTCGAAGGCCGGGCGCTGCGCGACGGCGACCGCATCGGCATCGGGCGCGCCAACGCCGCCCTGCGCAAGGTCGAGCCATTGGGCGTGCGTCCCCCGTTGTGGCTGTCCGATCCGCTGGCGCAACGGGTTCGCGTCCTGCCGGGTCCGGAGTACGACGATTTCACCGCTGCCACGCACAAGAGCTTCTGGGAGAATCCGTGGCAGGTCACGCCTAACAGCAATCGCATGGGCTACCGTCTGGCGGGACCCGAACCGCTCGCACGCAAGAAGAATCGCAGTCACGATCTGCTCTCGCACGGTGTGCTGCCGGGTGTCATTCAGGTGCCGCCGTCGGGACAGCCGATCATTCTGCTGGCCGATGCGCAAACCACCGGCGGATACCCCAAGATCGGCACCGTCATCACTGCCGATCTGTGGCGGCTCGGTCAGGCGCGGCTGGGCAGCACCCTGTATTTCTCGGAATGCAGCGCCGCCGAGGCGCGCGAAGCCCTGCGCGAACAGTTGCGTTATCTTGCCCAGATCGAGCGCGCCCTCGCGTGGCACGATCGCGGCATTCTGCACACCCCTCGGGTACCGGCCATCACGCGCAAGCGCTGA
- the pxpB gene encoding 5-oxoprolinase subunit PxpB, whose product MTTLKILPLGDSALICEAGTTPTLATQRRVWHVASLAREWPDVREVVPGMNNLTLLFDPLATDIDLLSERLRDAWQTPPAAGDVGRDIEIPVHYGGQHGPDLAEVARLARLQPKTVVQRHTAPEYVVYFLGFQPGFAYLGGLDESIATARRAEPRLSVPAGSVGIGGNQTGIYPLTSPGGWQIIGHTASALFDPAATPPALLAPGDRVRFTIASLDL is encoded by the coding sequence ATGACAACGCTCAAGATTCTGCCGCTCGGCGACAGTGCGCTCATATGCGAGGCCGGCACCACGCCTACGCTGGCCACACAGCGCCGCGTGTGGCACGTGGCGTCGCTCGCGCGCGAGTGGCCCGATGTGCGTGAAGTCGTGCCCGGCATGAACAACCTCACGTTGCTGTTCGATCCGCTCGCCACCGACATCGACTTGCTGAGCGAGCGCCTGCGCGATGCCTGGCAGACGCCTCCCGCCGCCGGAGACGTCGGACGCGATATCGAGATCCCGGTGCACTACGGCGGCCAGCACGGCCCGGATCTGGCCGAGGTGGCCAGGCTCGCGCGTTTGCAGCCGAAGACGGTCGTACAGCGCCATACCGCGCCGGAATACGTCGTCTACTTCCTTGGCTTTCAGCCGGGCTTTGCCTATTTGGGTGGCCTCGACGAGTCGATTGCCACCGCTCGCCGGGCCGAACCAAGACTGTCGGTACCCGCCGGCTCCGTGGGCATCGGCGGCAATCAAACCGGCATCTACCCCCTCACCTCGCCCGGCGGCTGGCAGATCATCGGCCACACTGCCAGTGCGCTGTTCGACCCCGCCGCGACCCCGCCCGCCTTGCTGGCGCCGGGCGACCGCGTGCGCTTCACTATCGCGAGTCTTGACCTGTGA
- a CDS encoding 5-formyltetrahydrofolate cyclo-ligase codes for MDSSIARDPAQSAAQTAGNGMESATGKARLRKALLDTRATLADRDARDAALAARLTDELARRAPRCVGFYWPIQREFDAREVVGAWLAQAPPGAPRLAALPVVTAPATPLVFHRWTPATVMKEGRYRIPVPADTEVLVPDLLLVPCVGFTRDGLRLGYGGGFYDRTLHSMTPAPQTLGIAYDALEIEHLSAEAHDLALDAIVTESATFARPSGTHR; via the coding sequence GTGGATTCAAGCATAGCACGGGACCCCGCCCAATCGGCGGCCCAAACCGCCGGGAATGGGATGGAATCAGCCACCGGAAAGGCACGTTTGCGCAAGGCTTTGCTGGACACGCGTGCAACGCTCGCTGACCGCGACGCACGCGACGCCGCGCTCGCCGCTCGATTGACCGACGAACTGGCACGCCGTGCACCGCGCTGTGTGGGCTTCTACTGGCCGATCCAGCGCGAATTCGACGCGCGCGAGGTCGTCGGTGCCTGGCTCGCACAGGCACCTCCCGGAGCACCGCGGCTGGCCGCCCTGCCGGTCGTCACGGCCCCCGCGACGCCGCTCGTCTTCCATCGCTGGACACCCGCTACCGTCATGAAAGAGGGCCGCTACCGCATTCCCGTGCCGGCCGATACCGAAGTGCTGGTGCCCGACTTGCTGCTCGTGCCTTGCGTGGGCTTCACGCGCGACGGTCTGCGGCTGGGCTATGGCGGCGGCTTCTACGACCGCACGCTGCATTCGATGACTCCCGCCCCGCAAACGCTCGGCATCGCCTACGACGCGCTCGAGATCGAACACCTCAGCGCCGAAGCCCACGATCTGGCGCTCGACGCCATCGTGACGGAATCCGCCACCTTTGCACGCCCTTCCGGCACCCATCGCTAA
- a CDS encoding lytic transglycosylase domain-containing protein has protein sequence MSERLTRVYRAAALALTAAALVACSTTQATGRPKAPPAASRSTTSADALSQRSPDDIFVQLRDAARTNDAPRATALAAMLTDYDVPSYVQYFQIKSRMFDRSGKALIDTPDDDIRAFLRTYDGQAIADRMRNDWLLVLGKRHDWQTFDAEYPKFVLDDDTQVKCYSMMSRAARGENVTQAATDLLTTPKYYGEGCVDMINTLAASGQLPRKEVWHQMRLAYEENYTSLGKQIADALGTARPDDTLLDMAATRPAQILARGVDGSEASRQLALLATVRMARSDAMLAASSFSGIAGSLSQDERAIGWGAIGMRGALSQSPMAITWYRQAGSAKLSNTAQEWKIRAALRAGDWNLVRTGIEAMPAALRDDGVWTYWYGRALREAGQGDAARAQFQKIAMQTNFYGQLANEELGNKTALPARTTVTKAEIDANRANPGFQRAAKFYDLGLRFEGNREWNWELRNMTDRQLIAAAQYANSIELFDRAVNTADRTKAEHDFTLRYLMPFRSKVEPLAAAVDLDEAWAYGLIRQESRFIINARSSAGAGGLMQIMPATAKMVAKQIGMDYQPGMMHDIDTNIRLGTSYLSDIYNKFDGSAVLASAGYNAGPGRPRTWRSTLDRPVEGAIFAETIPFNETRTYVENVLSNTTYYSALITGRPQSLKERLGVILPQ, from the coding sequence ATGTCAGAACGTTTGACCCGAGTATATCGCGCCGCTGCGCTGGCCCTGACCGCTGCCGCGCTGGTCGCCTGCAGCACGACCCAGGCAACCGGTCGTCCGAAGGCGCCACCGGCGGCAAGCCGCTCGACGACATCTGCCGACGCGCTTTCGCAGCGCTCGCCCGACGACATCTTCGTGCAACTGCGCGACGCCGCCCGCACCAACGATGCGCCGCGCGCCACCGCGCTCGCCGCCATGCTCACCGACTACGACGTGCCGTCGTATGTCCAGTACTTCCAGATCAAGTCGCGCATGTTCGATCGTTCGGGCAAGGCGCTCATCGATACGCCCGACGACGATATCCGGGCGTTCTTGCGCACGTATGACGGTCAGGCGATTGCCGACCGGATGCGCAACGACTGGCTGCTGGTGCTGGGCAAGCGCCACGACTGGCAGACGTTCGATGCCGAGTATCCGAAGTTCGTGCTCGACGACGATACCCAGGTCAAGTGCTATTCGATGATGTCGCGCGCTGCGCGTGGCGAGAACGTCACGCAGGCCGCCACCGATCTGCTGACCACGCCGAAGTACTACGGCGAAGGTTGCGTCGACATGATCAATACGCTGGCCGCGAGCGGGCAGTTGCCGCGCAAGGAAGTCTGGCACCAGATGCGTCTGGCATATGAGGAGAACTACACCTCGCTGGGCAAGCAGATTGCCGATGCGCTCGGCACCGCGCGCCCCGACGATACCCTGCTCGATATGGCGGCAACGCGTCCGGCGCAGATTCTCGCGCGCGGCGTCGACGGCTCGGAGGCGTCGCGCCAGCTCGCACTGCTCGCCACCGTGCGCATGGCGCGCAGCGACGCCATGCTCGCCGCAAGCAGCTTCTCGGGCATCGCAGGCAGTCTGTCGCAGGACGAGCGCGCCATCGGCTGGGGCGCCATTGGCATGCGCGGTGCCCTGTCGCAGAGCCCGATGGCGATCACCTGGTACCGTCAGGCCGGCAGCGCCAAGCTCTCGAACACCGCGCAGGAATGGAAGATTCGAGCTGCACTGCGCGCGGGCGACTGGAATCTCGTGCGCACGGGCATCGAAGCGATGCCCGCCGCGTTGCGCGACGACGGCGTCTGGACGTATTGGTATGGCCGCGCGCTGCGCGAAGCCGGTCAGGGCGACGCCGCCCGCGCCCAGTTCCAGAAGATCGCCATGCAGACGAACTTCTACGGTCAATTGGCGAACGAGGAGTTGGGCAACAAGACGGCGCTGCCCGCACGCACGACCGTCACCAAGGCGGAGATCGACGCGAACCGCGCGAACCCCGGTTTCCAGCGTGCGGCCAAGTTCTACGATCTGGGCCTGCGTTTCGAGGGCAACCGGGAGTGGAACTGGGAACTGCGCAACATGACCGACCGTCAGTTGATCGCCGCCGCCCAGTACGCCAATAGCATCGAACTGTTCGATCGCGCCGTGAACACGGCGGATCGCACGAAGGCCGAGCACGACTTCACACTGCGCTATCTGATGCCGTTCCGCAGCAAGGTGGAACCGCTCGCCGCCGCTGTCGATCTGGACGAGGCGTGGGCCTATGGTCTGATCCGTCAGGAGTCGCGCTTCATCATCAATGCCCGTTCGTCGGCCGGTGCCGGCGGTCTGATGCAGATCATGCCGGCGACCGCGAAGATGGTCGCCAAGCAGATCGGCATGGATTACCAGCCGGGCATGATGCACGACATCGATACCAATATCCGTCTGGGTACCAGCTATCTGTCGGATATCTACAATAAGTTCGACGGCTCGGCCGTGCTCGCGTCGGCCGGTTACAACGCCGGCCCGGGGCGTCCGCGGACCTGGCGCTCCACGCTGGACCGTCCGGTCGAGGGCGCGATCTTCGCCGAAACGATCCCGTTCAACGAGACGCGCACGTATGTCGAGAACGTGTTGTCGAACACGACGTATTACTCGGCCCTGATCACTGGCCGCCCGCAATCGCTCAAGGAGCGGCTCGGCGTAATCTTGCCCCAGTGA
- a CDS encoding complex I NDUFA9 subunit family protein: MRYNVCVVGGTGFIGSHLVARLVTLGHAVRLPTRRVEAAKALGVLPGVELVECDVHDPRALERVMAGCDAVINLVGVLHSDRGTPYGRAFARAHVELPRKIAQACRDRGIDRLIHMSALGADSNGPSMYQRSKGDGEVAIRETGIPATIFRPSVVFGPGDKFLNTFARLQRRLPVVPLACAKARFQPIYVTDVAQAFAGALDNDATVGKTYELGGPDVYTLEALVRFAGAACGCERPVLALPDSTARLQAAIFEKLPGEPIITRDNLDSMTVDNVMSGPLAPELGLTPNGLEIAVDYLDGDNWERRLSDYRRYAGR, translated from the coding sequence ATGCGCTATAACGTTTGTGTCGTCGGTGGCACCGGTTTCATCGGCAGCCATCTGGTAGCCCGACTGGTGACCCTGGGACACGCGGTGCGCCTGCCGACGCGGCGCGTCGAGGCCGCAAAGGCGCTCGGCGTGTTGCCCGGTGTGGAACTGGTCGAGTGCGACGTGCACGACCCGCGCGCGCTGGAACGCGTGATGGCGGGTTGCGACGCCGTGATCAATCTTGTGGGCGTATTGCACAGCGATCGTGGCACGCCCTACGGTCGCGCGTTTGCCCGCGCTCACGTCGAACTGCCGCGCAAGATCGCACAGGCCTGTCGCGACAGGGGAATCGACAGGCTCATTCACATGAGTGCACTCGGCGCAGATTCCAACGGCCCGAGCATGTACCAGCGCTCCAAGGGCGACGGCGAGGTGGCGATTCGCGAGACGGGCATTCCTGCCACGATCTTCCGCCCGTCGGTGGTATTCGGCCCGGGCGATAAATTCCTGAATACGTTTGCCAGGCTGCAAAGGCGTCTGCCGGTGGTGCCGCTCGCGTGTGCCAAGGCACGCTTTCAGCCGATCTATGTGACGGACGTCGCGCAGGCGTTCGCAGGGGCGCTCGATAACGACGCGACGGTGGGCAAAACCTACGAACTGGGTGGCCCCGACGTCTACACGCTCGAAGCGCTCGTGCGCTTTGCCGGTGCCGCGTGTGGCTGCGAACGGCCGGTTCTGGCATTGCCGGACAGCACCGCGCGATTGCAGGCCGCGATCTTCGAGAAGTTGCCGGGCGAACCCATCATCACGCGCGACAATCTCGACTCGATGACGGTCGACAATGTCATGAGTGGTCCGCTGGCGCCCGAACTCGGACTCACGCCGAACGGGCTCGAAATTGCCGTCGATTATCTCGATGGCGATAACTGGGAGCGGCGTCTGTCGGATTACCGGCGGTACGCCGGACGTTGA
- a CDS encoding glutathione S-transferase family protein yields the protein MQLIIANKKYSSWSMRPWVLLKHFGIAFEEQQVWLAQPDSREQILRYSPTGKVPCLIDNGITVWDSLAICEYLADSYPHLPLWPKSREARAHARSVCAEMHSGFTALRTNMWMNVGAHWPGAGTTPEVLADIRRIEAIWEDCLARYEGPFLFGDFTIADAFYAPVVMRFATFEPSLSAHAQAYVERVREVAAVQAWVAAGRGETVSIAYYEVRP from the coding sequence ATGCAATTGATCATCGCCAACAAGAAATATTCCTCATGGTCGATGCGTCCATGGGTCCTGCTCAAGCACTTCGGTATCGCGTTCGAAGAGCAGCAGGTGTGGCTCGCTCAACCCGACTCACGCGAGCAGATCCTGCGCTACTCCCCCACGGGCAAAGTGCCATGTCTGATCGACAACGGCATTACGGTCTGGGACTCGCTGGCCATTTGCGAATATCTGGCCGATAGCTATCCGCATCTGCCGCTGTGGCCGAAGTCGCGTGAAGCGCGTGCCCACGCGCGCAGCGTTTGCGCCGAGATGCACAGTGGTTTCACCGCGTTGCGCACGAACATGTGGATGAACGTGGGCGCGCATTGGCCGGGCGCAGGCACGACGCCCGAGGTACTGGCCGATATCCGTCGCATCGAAGCGATCTGGGAAGACTGTCTCGCGCGCTACGAAGGTCCGTTCCTGTTCGGCGACTTCACCATTGCCGACGCGTTCTATGCGCCGGTGGTCATGCGCTTTGCTACCTTCGAGCCGTCGCTGTCAGCGCATGCGCAGGCCTATGTCGAGCGTGTTCGCGAAGTGGCGGCCGTGCAGGCGTGGGTCGCTGCGGGGCGTGGCGAGACGGTGAGCATCGCTTATTACGAAGTGCGTCCATGA
- a CDS encoding multifunctional CCA addition/repair protein, translating into MKIYAVGGAIRDAMLGLPVKDRDYVVVGATPEEMVRQGFKPVGKDFPVFLHPQTRAEYALARTERKTARGYHGFSFYFAPEVTLEEDLARRDFTINAMAREVMPDDSLSDELVDPYGGKRDLEARLFRHVGEAFAEDPVRILRCARFAARFTDFSVAGETLDLMREMTANGEVDALVAERVWQEISRGLMERQPSRMFDVLRDSGALERILPELAQLWGVPQRADFHPEVDTGVHVMMVIDYAAKQGYSLPVRFAALTHDLGKGTTPEDILPRHIGHEGRSVGLLGPLCARLRVPVECRELAQVVAREHGNIHGSQKFGAAALVRLLERCDALRKPDRFVEVLQACEADARGRGGDFATAPYPQRDRLMAALAAARSIDAGAVASRYTDHPEKIRDAVQAARIDAVEAAGLGTADE; encoded by the coding sequence ATGAAGATTTACGCTGTCGGCGGAGCGATTCGCGACGCCATGCTGGGACTGCCCGTCAAGGATCGCGACTACGTGGTGGTGGGCGCGACGCCCGAGGAAATGGTGCGGCAGGGTTTTAAACCGGTCGGCAAAGACTTTCCCGTGTTTCTCCATCCCCAGACCCGTGCCGAATACGCGTTGGCTCGCACTGAGCGCAAGACGGCACGCGGCTATCACGGTTTCTCGTTCTACTTCGCCCCGGAAGTCACGCTGGAGGAAGATCTCGCGCGGCGCGACTTCACCATCAATGCGATGGCACGCGAAGTCATGCCCGATGACAGTCTGTCGGACGAACTGGTCGATCCCTACGGCGGTAAGCGCGATCTCGAGGCGCGGTTGTTCCGTCATGTGGGCGAAGCGTTTGCGGAAGACCCGGTGCGAATTCTGCGTTGCGCCCGGTTTGCCGCACGCTTCACCGACTTCTCCGTGGCCGGGGAGACGCTCGACCTGATGCGAGAGATGACGGCCAACGGCGAGGTCGATGCGCTGGTGGCCGAGCGCGTCTGGCAAGAGATTTCACGTGGGCTGATGGAGCGTCAGCCATCACGCATGTTCGACGTGTTGCGCGATTCGGGTGCGCTAGAGCGCATTCTGCCGGAGCTGGCGCAGCTATGGGGCGTGCCGCAACGTGCCGATTTCCATCCGGAAGTGGATACCGGCGTGCATGTGATGATGGTGATCGACTACGCCGCGAAGCAAGGCTATTCGCTGCCGGTGCGCTTTGCGGCGCTCACACACGATCTCGGCAAAGGCACGACACCGGAAGACATATTGCCGCGTCACATCGGACACGAGGGGCGTAGTGTGGGATTGCTCGGCCCGTTGTGCGCGCGCTTGCGCGTCCCCGTCGAGTGCCGCGAACTGGCGCAAGTTGTGGCGCGCGAGCACGGCAATATCCATGGGAGCCAGAAGTTCGGCGCGGCGGCGCTGGTGCGTTTGCTCGAGCGGTGCGACGCGCTGCGCAAACCCGACCGGTTTGTCGAAGTGCTTCAGGCGTGCGAGGCGGACGCACGCGGACGCGGCGGCGATTTCGCAACCGCACCCTATCCACAGCGAGATCGGTTGATGGCGGCGCTTGCCGCGGCGCGCAGCATCGATGCAGGGGCTGTCGCGAGCCGATACACGGACCATCCCGAGAAGATTCGCGACGCCGTGCAGGCCGCAAGAATCGATGCCGTCGAGGCGGCGGGGTTGGGCACCGCAGACGAATGA
- a CDS encoding YopJ family acetyltransferase → MMSSPCGHAPAATHVPRPSLPSRPVTLSDPEGHALPARRFSASLEFAGNVPPSPPDALTLPETPTHYYNFAVAFLKANRQSLDMYWADRGAIPALIRSEMLLHPGLRITHHETPGDFAKYVNEQCLKGAPLREQCLVELSPMEGHCVGVDLRIDAGEPTVIAVESSTLNATGSAMLLVRLAAALKQTVTCVARNGLDRHLMFFETGAQQSPIDCAMFSLCACKSMFRNADAFTLLHTRLRAGEFSEMLGKGYVASHEADLMLPSALMQHTQSSTRLALHAHRRIQHDPAQAQTVDRLIRRQKGLVFARDDRTYSVSIEMARIKMAGRALSLPTENPTLLAPPCRDDFLSSTESQ, encoded by the coding sequence ATGATGTCTTCACCCTGCGGCCACGCGCCGGCCGCTACACACGTCCCCCGCCCCTCGCTCCCCTCTCGCCCGGTTACCCTGAGCGACCCCGAAGGCCACGCGCTGCCCGCAAGACGTTTCAGTGCGTCGCTGGAGTTTGCCGGGAACGTTCCGCCCTCGCCCCCCGACGCCCTGACACTGCCCGAGACGCCGACGCACTACTACAACTTCGCCGTCGCCTTCCTGAAGGCAAACCGGCAGAGTCTCGATATGTACTGGGCCGACCGGGGCGCCATCCCCGCACTGATCCGCTCGGAGATGTTGCTTCATCCCGGCTTGCGAATCACCCATCACGAGACACCCGGTGATTTTGCGAAGTACGTGAATGAGCAATGCCTCAAAGGAGCGCCGCTCCGCGAGCAATGTCTGGTCGAGCTTAGCCCCATGGAGGGGCACTGTGTGGGCGTCGATCTGCGCATCGACGCGGGCGAGCCTACCGTCATCGCCGTCGAATCCAGCACGCTGAACGCGACGGGCTCGGCCATGCTGCTCGTGCGGTTAGCCGCAGCCCTGAAGCAAACCGTGACGTGCGTCGCTCGCAACGGCCTTGACAGGCACTTGATGTTCTTCGAGACGGGCGCCCAGCAAAGCCCCATCGACTGCGCCATGTTCAGCCTGTGTGCGTGCAAATCCATGTTCCGGAATGCCGACGCCTTCACGTTGTTGCACACGCGCCTGCGAGCGGGCGAGTTCAGCGAGATGCTGGGCAAAGGTTATGTGGCCAGCCACGAGGCTGACCTGATGCTGCCGTCGGCGCTCATGCAACATACGCAGTCGTCGACGCGACTCGCCCTGCATGCGCATCGCCGCATCCAGCACGATCCCGCGCAGGCGCAAACGGTCGACAGGCTGATCCGGCGTCAGAAGGGCCTTGTCTTCGCTCGCGACGACCGGACTTACAGTGTCTCGATTGAAATGGCGAGGATCAAGATGGCAGGGCGCGCGCTCTCGCTGCCGACCGAAAATCCGACATTACTGGCGCCGCCGTGTCGCGACGACTTTCTGTCGTCTACGGAATCGCAATAG